Genomic segment of Mytilus edulis chromosome 12, xbMytEdul2.2, whole genome shotgun sequence:
TAGTACTGGGCTTCCTTAGATGCACAACAAACACAACAGGAACACCTTTAATACAATGTTATGCAATGTAATGCAACAATTTGGTGAAGTTGTAGTACATCAGATGTGTAGTATTCTAATTTTAAATTAGATTTAATTGATATAATTACAGAGGCAGAATATGCATTTCAATTGAAGAAAAAGATAATACCTTTAAAGATGGAGATGAATTACAAGGCCGATGGTTGGCTAGGGTTTATTATTGGGGCCAAACTGTTTTATGACTTCAGTGGAAAATATCCAGTcgagaaaaaaacaaacgaaCTTATTCGAGAAATACTGGAGTCATTGAACAGAAGTACAAAAGTGTTGGTAGAGGTACCAGAACATGTTGTTAAATCTCACCAGGAGGTAAAGTAATAACATACTAGTATTACTCTATACCTCAAAGCTTATATTCTCTTTTGTCCGCAAACATTTCATCCATATTCTGagcaagaaaaaaattagtgTATATCAGTTGGTATCATTGAGACATGGAAAAACAGATAGTCAGCAACACAAGATGTCCACTGATGACAGGTTCTTGAATAGGAACACATAGAATGTACAGCCATGTTTAACATGGGTATAAGTGCTCAACTTTACCCTAACCTTTGACTGTGATGTAACAGCGCAtttaaaatgtatgtaataaagcatttgtttttaattttaaacagaaCTGCCCATGACATATTACTTCTATTGTTACAGCCAGTTTTACAAGCAGAGAAACCAGTGATGTCGGGTGCAAAACCGACGGAAGGAAAGACTTCTGTAATTAACACAGTTCGGAAATGGACACCGTCACAAGTAGAACAATGGCTGGATAATAATAGTCTACCGAAGTATGTGCATCCTCATTTGCTAAATGCCTTCTTTGATTCTGAGCTTTacactatacatgtatatgaaaaatgttttctagctaaaaaaaataaatatatagaatcAGTATGCTATAATTATacaaacttaaaattaaaaaatgtttccGAAAAGTAATATTTCCTATATTGCTTGAGCTTCACATGCTATACATATTGTATATACTAGTAGCCTTAATAAGAAATGTCAATTATTGAAGACTTTTGGTGGCTGAGTACGGTCTTAGTAGTTCATTTAAATGTACCACTAGCCTGTTAAAACTGAGACCATCGAGGTTGTTTAGTGAAAAAAGATGACAACCAGTTTCTTTCTATAAATATTTTGGcggaaaaaaatgaaacatataaatgtacGAAAATTTCATTTCAGAAAATTACTGGGTCGTTTGCGAGGAAAAGACGTGGCATTTCTCCGTCTCCTAGTACAGGAGGTTAGTTGTATACCTTAGTCTTTGCTAGTAAACGGTAAACATCAACAATTAGTCCAGACCTAAAATGTCAAATTGGTAAGAGCTTGAAAAAAAAGACTGATAAATTGGTCTGTTTGTGATTAAATCGTGATTCTAGTTACTGTGTACTGTTGAATGATACAGGTCACGTTTATATCTAATTAGAAAAGTGACCAAGCTTAAGAGTGAAGAAAAGTTACCGgaggatttaaaaaaatgaatcttCTGATCACCCTTTTGTATTTCTTGTCTAGTACAAAGTTTGTCCTCCGAAATAAAGCAAAACCTATCTGTGGATGTACTACGGGAAACGTcctcaaaacaaataaatgatgaaTAATTTCCCACACAAAGAAATGTTGGCACTGTCCGTCTATTATCCGTCCTACAGTATAAATCAGTATATTAGGAAAGAAACGAAACTTAACAGAATTACTTATCAAGTTTTAGTTTTGCAACATGGGCTTCATTATTCCTAAATATGAGTAGGATTGTCATCGCAAACTTTCGTTTTTCTTGCAGTTAACGATAAATAGTATCCCGCATCTGTGTGCTTAGATTAAAGAGAGTCTCGAAAACCGATGTAAACATATAGTTTGCCCGTGTTGAAGTTTTCTCAAGTTTATGTAGGGATTTTTTTGTTCTGAACCACTGTACATGTCATTCAATTCCATCACTAGGAATTAAAATAAACTAGCATCCAGGCTCTTTTGCACAATGTTTTCAACTTCTGTTGTGTTACAAGAATTGGCGCTGAACTGCGAGCTCTGTGCTCAAACGGAAATTATGAACCTTTGTTATTACCCTGATGCGCGGTAGGTAAATTGTCAACAGAAAAGAACAATACGTTTGTATAACAATAGGCATAATAACCCCACACCatataagtaaaattaatattaacaTTACAGCAATCTGTTATATGATCTTATGTTCAGAAGGATTTGAGGGATTTTTACAGCAAAATTTTGGCTAAGCGCTTATTTTTTAAGGTAAAATTTTTTGGATTTTCCCCAAAAAGAAAAGAGATTTGGATTTTTCTACACATTCTATTAgtttcactggggtaaagctgatgaccgtaactgcattcacggtcatcccaagatgtcggatgaaaaattaggtcagtttctgtattgtctgttaaagtgtttctatatcattttctttataaatcatacattgaaacgatgtaaatttataaaagaatcactcggaaatcactaattacttctgagaaatgtgcatgaaacgggaaattcgatttgaaaaaatcgccaagatgaccgtaaatcacaatcgagatgaccgtaacagaatcagcgattcataacaaggctgaccgtaactgcttttaagatgaccgtaatttgtaaatgatgaccgtaactttaaaggatgaccctcaattctaagaaatatccgtatttatataactatctttttgtatcaaatgattaatcgtgttggtatacacatattaatatgagagttttatcctataggtagaagaaaataagacgggcttcaaatgcaaagattaccatatgtatcttttttttacagtagagggtttactttttaaaatgaatttgccaaaagacatgcaaatgaacaggaagggaaaacatgccacaaaagcgcgataaaatgacaccttacaagcataatgaaaaaaatgcggtgcacagccttcaactgctcgacaaaagattttttttcttttttttctgggattccttttattgacatataataaatacacatttttaaaaatgccaaaaaattgcatgtacacccattgatattatatcgtctttcattttgtcgtgcaaatgaaataacagaaatattttgaaaatatcattcgaataaactagtgaaggtgagctccagcaaagtagatccttaaaatagtattgtacgaaaagcgtatcacaaggtggaacgttgtcaatttgtatatatacagaaatgttattcatacagtcaggattctacttcttcaaaattatctccccattacgccagttcatgctcacaatcgtagaaatggaagccattgtagggatgacgcacagccaattttgctcttgaaaactgataaatttatccacatagtaccattacgatcgatcgttatatgtcagttatattttaaaagacaaatgtatctactagctaatgagcatcagttaatgatcttgtctgcattgattcaacttacaaatattgtctgttcggatgtcagatggaatttttgaaaattcttaagcatttaaaaaaattctaattaaatatttcgtggaagggcagactaaacattttcagtggttgaagattataaaccctagttatcacacacaagaaaatcatattttttcgaagatattttCATCATCtgaattaaaagactgtcgtcaagtacttttagaaaaaatagctattcgaacacacctactctgtttttgtgattcattagataggtatctcacttgacccatatatttcatcttttcgtactgtcattttttttacgttataaagtcaacctgtagctttgatatataataatgatagaatctgaagcgagatgctatataaaatactcttgctttgtacgttttaaagacaaaatatacaccccaaacatgccctaacataaaaaggtgcactcgatttttctcttttcgatacaatcgttacctgttttggggaattttttcttgattcacataatggaagggcagacacgaaaatttctgaactaaaagattgatatgttctccgtccgtgataaaaaaaatatcggagattatgcattttctacaaccaacttatagatactatatataaaaaagaagatgtggtattattgccaatgagacaactatccagaaaagaccaaaatgacacaaacattaacaactataggtaaccgtaaggccttcaacaatgagcaaagcccataccgcatagtcagctataaaagaccccgataagaaccatgtcgtcgacttgatatcttattgttttgcattactatttaatagatacattgaaaacttatgcaagtggtgtttttaaaataagaaaattgtcgttttatttgtttctattaactttttaaaattttgttactatatcaaacatgataacatttatcgctttctcgataaacacagagcttcgattcttttgttctatttcaaaagtgtttccgcctgcatatatcaagacaaattaagattttaatctgcttcctctggaaccatacacatgggctcgattaccaaatattcgtatgtattattaatgtttttaatgccccatttattggcattatgtttttctggtctctgcgtacgttcgtccgttcgtctgtttgtttgtccgtttgtccagcttcaagttaaatacaattgaaacttagtacacattttccctatggtatgatctttttaattctaatgccaaattacagttttatcccattttcatagtccactaaacatagagaatgatagtgtagatgaggcatccttgtactagggacacatttatgtttcttcaaattttcgtcgtatcgctgtcaatttgtgttactattttaacgtcgatatcaataattATCCCCGGCtcagtatatatctaggattttgattggttaacgcacgtcgttacaaaactcatagcccctgggtgttgctaacccatatctccggacgttgctaaccattaccccggggaacttcacgcaagttttccttagttccattattgctccttgtgaaatattgaattctgtagattatccatgatgtttgtaattaaatatttaattcattaacgattttgtcctattatgccatgcaatcatttacactcattttattaaatgcatcacttgactgccacattttcaaggaatgggactactgacctagctatgcaaatgacccacgttgacggCATACCATCTAtgacgtaactctcacaacattgagcgccaaatttgactcaatccagtttctctgtctccgtattaaaaacgtcttatatttgactacctgtagggttctaccaaaggtagtaccctacaccccgtaaaaaatatgtaaaatttccaaatttcaattaaacttttttagataatgaaaaaaacgttgttttcacgttacactttgtacccgaattttcataaaactcgcccgattcggactaagaccggggataaattcgttatctacgttcatatccgtagatatggatattttaacacccttcagtacccttgtacacccttcggctacgcctcatggtgtactggggtacttcatGGTGTTAAattatccatatctacggatatgaacgtagataacttatatttcattgtttacgagaaatatgcaatttactatcattgttataaatcctaaatatggccaattatattatagtttaaaaaaagaaatttatgaaacatatttatatccgctaaccgagtccctattgagatcgacaaactcaacaaaaaagcttttttttttaatacaatacagatatttcttagaattgatggtcatcctgtaaaagttacggtcgtcctatatcaatatatataaattacagtcagtttttacaaattacggtcatcctttacaagttacggtcatctttttaccaatcacggtcatcctcgttttatgttacggtcatcttgaaaatattttgattatgatttacggtcatcttaacgattttttcaaatcgaatttcccgtttcatgcacatttcacggaagtaattagtgattttcgagtgattcttttataaatttacatcgtttcaatgtatgatttgtaaagaaaatgatatagaaacactttaacagacaatacagaaactgacctaatttttcatccgacatcttgggatgaccgtgaatgcagttacggtcatcagctttaccccagtgtagTTTTCAACACAAATTCAGCTTAAGTTTGTACTGAACTGATTTAAAGATTGTCAAATTGTCTTCATCACAGGTGAGAATTGTGTGCAATTTATGTTTAAAGGCTTTTTGCATTTTAGAATTTTGATTAAAGGAGACATAGTTTTATTGGGGAAaatattattgtattgttttctTTCAGTGTCCAAGTACATTCTACCAAACAATCCGGGATCAATTGGAGTTGAAGGATGTAAAATCAATGTCGGACTTCCGGTTCGCTTTGGAGGACCTCGACACAGACACGCATTCCTCTTCATCTTTGTAATATTGACAAATAAATGAGttagacaaaatagaaaatagCGATGTGCAATTAAAGGTTCATACATGTATTGTATGCTTTGATATTACATTCTTATGTACCATTTTATAAATGACACATAAGCTGAGATGATGATGGAACAGAATACATATACTGTCTGTATAAATATACGTTAAGAATCGTAAAGTGTGCATTTATGGTAACAGATAGCATTGTGTTTTCCTTCTGTATTTAAAATGTTTCGAATAGTCATGATCAGTTCGAAACAATTGTTCAATTTATCATATGAAACATGTGGAgttattaataaaatatcttattaatTCGACACTCGTACCCCGTTTGCACTATGCAACTGtgattaaaaaagaatttaaatatatattacagtGACCGGAGAGATGCTGGTTACAATTTTTGCGCTTACATTTCTATTTTTGTTGAGAGGGAAAATCCCAAACTGGGTTAATTTTTCCTAAAGAGTGGACTGAGGTAATTAATTCGGATTAGTTATCCCGGGCTCGACCCGAAGCAGGTGTTAAAGTGTGAACACAGTAAAAGTTTtcctaatttgttttaaaatgtgcAATTAAAAAATCAACTACATATAAGGCAGAAATAACCAACCACGAACCGCGAAGTCAAATTTGGGGATAACAGTCATTTAAAAAACATGCGTCACTGCGATTTTGACCTTCAGCCTTTCTAGATCATTGTTTTACCTTTGGTGATAACTATACCCCTTTGTAGGATCCCTGTTCCTCAGATTGTTAATAAGCCATTGAATTATGATCAATTATCATATTCCAAAATAGTCTAAATTCTAGACTTCACCATGATTTTGACCAATCGTTTTGTTGTATGAGAATCCTTACGCAAACTTGTGATCTATATTAATGTTAAATCGCTACTGTAGACTAGAAGAGGAAGATCATTTATGATCATCTATGATTCAATTCTGCGGGGTATGAGTAGCTTTGTTCGTCACATTTTGAGTGAGCAGAAAACAAATATTCTTAATTCATGAATTATTAATCACTAATGCAGTCAAGAATGTATATAAGCCTTGCATACATTCTCGACTATTAATATTGATTACCAATGtcagataaaatattaaaattcatgtTCAATGTATATTGCATCAAATGATTTTTTGGCAAAGACCGGGCGTGATGTTTAATGTGTGTATTCAGTGACAACACAGAttgttcattttatattttagaaccctATTATTTTCTGTACTTTATTTTTTGGTCTATTCTGTTAGTGTATATCATTATACTATTCAGTCTCCTCAGGGACTTTCTAGTCCCAGCTATGATCAGCTATGATCCACTATTTGTTCCTGAGATTTGTTCATGATTCTCCATTCTTGATATACCCCACACAGATcctcatgtacatgatgtatatgagacaatatctgaaaaagtctaatttttggcaataagaaaaaccaaacaaaatgtctttagacccggtattttaatagcacaaatcgaagaacacacattgaggatctaggaactgttgtctgtaattcaaacaatgTTTAATGTGGAAACAATGGCAATTATTCTTTTTGATTCATCAGTGGAATTGTCTGTAACATCCCAGgcgcagatccagccattttaaaaaggggggagggggttcccaacccagaataaagggggggggggttccaactatatgctccaattcaaatgcactgatcggccaaaaaaaaggtgttccaacccccggaaccccctctctggatctgccactgcatccttcctgttactgattaggcagcaaccatttgattttctgggggggggggctatggaatTTTTTCCTGGACAAACTTttttcagaatcaaaaacaaattatttttttttctccaaaaactggaaacaacataaaaaaatatagccccctcacccccccccccccccccccccgaaaatcaaatggttgctgccttatggttatgctgttactttttatcaagtaacatgacagaacgtaacagaaaggaattggTATAcgctttaaattatatttttttattagaagcaatattaaaaagaatgtttaatttgttgcattaaggtttatgtaccattctgtagccatttttgtatgAACtattcaaacttcaattgtatcaaaactacagatataatgaataatagagatatgccattttgtacatattccaagggaaacttgatgcaaagcattattttttactgttccattgcatttaatagattAAATGCAGAAATTCAGGAAAGCAAATAATTAAGAACAACATTACTCAGAGggtttaattttcaaagtttacCAGGACGGCCGGCCTCCTTTAAAAGATGTGTCAGATGTGTCTATTCGTTACCTAAAATAGTGGAGGAcctctttaataaataaatggtgaTTTCTTGTTTATCGGGATCgggatttttaacaaaatatgtccgggatttcgggattttctGATATTAAAACCGGGAAATCGGGATGAGACCCCCTCTAGCCCCCCCTCATTTATCTGCCTGGATGCCCTGGTTGACTATCGGACACCAATAGACATGTTTCGTTTCCCATTCTTTATCATCCCCGAGAgaacaaaataatcaaaataaggCTTCAATTTTACCCTTATATTTGAACTTTCATCAGTATGCCAAACATGACAACTGTGTAGGATCAGGTAATTATTTCACTAACAGTGCCTTTCTTGGTTATTCATCAGATCACAGATGATCGATGACATGAATGTGCAGTTGTGCCAACTTTTCATGAAGCATATGCATGAAGCAAAtgcgtgagatttggccaaaattgaaaagatcaaagagaaaaaacaatagatcatAGGAATATGCCaccaaaaaagcatgaacatacGTTAATGCGTGAGACTTGGCAGCCCTGCATGTGGCCGAAAAACTTTGAAAACCCTTGAACAGGCATCTTCAGTCTATTGCAGCCATGTTGATAATCCAAATAaatatgacgtcttggaaggctattttaaatttttgctttgaagaaaaaaattgtaatagcatttcaagatgtcataattatttggactacatgtTGAATATCGACATATTTGCATAAAGGAGTCATCTTTAGAAGAAAAGCTTTGATAAACATGGGAAAATATCATTTACAAATGTAAACAGAACAGTTTCCTGGAAATCTGCCTAGGTTCTCCCTAGTCCAAATAAATATGACGTCTGGCAGGGCTATAACTTTATTTTTCTGGGATTCCTTCCTATgtcgtcgtaggaaggcgtcccagaaaaaaattaaaatagactTGCCAGACGtcttaattatttggactaggaaaTCCCaggtttaaaaatatgaaatgcagtcaggtcccgaatttaaaaaaaactaccaaTCCcaacgtcccgaaaaaggtcctgcccccctcCCTTAATGATCAATTatatagcccccccccccccccccccccaaaaaaaaaaaaaaaatgtttttccgCTCACCCTACCTACTCTTACACTTTTATGTAATTTTGGAACAAGTACTGTTAAAGGTCAGACTTAGACCCTGTTCACacaagcattttttttatcgATCTAATTTGAATCTATCTAAATAAAACCGGTTAgcgttcacattatctttaatcataACTATCTCTATCGGTCTAACATGGACCACTGCGTtcacactacaattaaaaacGCAATCGATCTAACCTTTTTGCCCATAAAACTGTAAACACTGTGTATAAATAGAACTGATCATTTATCAAATTCATGTGCTGATACACTGATACACACACTTGGAAAACAAAATTGGATAAAGTTATTGTTTCTCTTgaatcacaatttaaaattttgatactggtgttattgcagttttctttaattttgaaaaaaaataactgtagcaACGAAGTTACAACACGACGCCGGAAATACTGCGGTtcctgcaaagaaaaaaaaatcaacataagaaAAGAAGACACAGATTTCGCAAATCTATGCTATGGCGAAGACAACATGTTTACAGTCTGTTTTAAAAGTCTTTTAACAGAGAAATATGGGTTTAACAACGAACCTCTGAGATAGTTTTGCCCTTATACATGCGCATACGTTATTTTCGATTCAATCGTACTAGTTTAAACCGATCTCTGCGTTCACATCTAAAGTAAGATCGGTTTACcttagatcgattcaaactaaactacctctgttggtgttttagtttagaccgattgaagatcgattcaaTGCGTTCACATTAGCCCTTAAACCGATCTAAAGTGAACCGGTctagtttaaatcgataaaaatgtccTAGTGTGAACAGGGTCTTATTCCCTAGTAGTAACTAGCtaataaatgtttgtaaaataaaatgatgttgcctacctacctaccctattttttttttttttaccttataaGCCCTCACTGAGGCTGGGtctttaaaatttgataattaaACTATCTTGATTGGATAAATCTGATAATCAACTGGTACTAATGTACAAATGAAGTTAGAATCAATATTTCTCTACAAATTTATCCTTTTTCTGACctcttgatatttttatttaatcaacatgTGGTACCTCTTATCTCAGTTCTCAATTCATGCCATTGGTCTAAATTCCATTATGACGtaaaattttcttgctttcctcttaATTTCCTATTGTGATGTCACAAATAAACTAAGGTGTTCATGCcttgtataaaaaaattgttgaattgaaagaacacatctttttcattgtttttgcagattattaaaaaaaaaaaggattcctTTATTTTTCTCTTGTGGTTCGaacattagagaaacagattacaCCACCATGACCACCAAATCTTGTGAAGAACAATATTTATCCACTATAGAGTCAACATGacagttaaattataaatatctAAAATCCTCATCAAGcctcacattttaaattttaatattttactgtCTGAAGTGGATAAATAAATGGAAGATATAGTAAAATATTCGATACAGTGGTAAATTCTATATTTATGTGGTTATTATGTTACAcaatcaaaaaatgtatttttttcattaatttggtaggcggagggataacaactgtcatatatatttctgacttggtacatgcattttcttatgtagaaattggAGGATTAAACCAGGGTCGTGTTCAATATCGTAGTGGCTACGTACAAATGTAGCAGCtatgtagctgctatcaatatctttgtagcagctaggctaaatacgcgttcaatagtcataaatctacgtagcactatgtagccgctacgatattgaacgcaaccctggttttatagctagcttaacctatcatttgtatgacagtcaaatAAAATTCCTgtcatattgacaacaatgtgtgaacaaaacaaacagaaataataggcattaatgtcaaaaatagcggtacagcagtcaacattgtgttataaacttaatcaatataaaaacaaacaaatatgtcaacaaacatgacaaaaaaaagaaacacaataa
This window contains:
- the LOC139498622 gene encoding uncharacterized protein translates to MEMNYKADGWLGFIIGAKLFYDFSGKYPVEKKTNELIREILESLNRSTKVLVEVPEHVVKSHQEPVLQAEKPVMSGAKPTEGKTSVINTVRKWTPSQVEQWLDNNSLPKKLLGRLRGKDVAFLRLLVQECPSTFYQTIRDQLELKDVKSMSDFRFALEDLDTDTHSSSSL